A stretch of Eubalaena glacialis isolate mEubGla1 chromosome 10, mEubGla1.1.hap2.+ XY, whole genome shotgun sequence DNA encodes these proteins:
- the YIF1A gene encoding protein YIF1A isoform X3 has translation MAYHSGYGAHGSKHRARAAPDPPPLFDDTSGGYSSQPGGYPAPGADVAFNVNHLIGDPMANMAMTYGSSIASHGKDMVHKELHRFVSVNKLKYFFAVDTAYVAKKLGLLVFPYTHQNWEVQYSRDVPLPPRQDLNAPDLYIPTMAFITYVLLAGMALGIQKRMILSVLTGLLFGSDGYYVALAWTSSALMYFILSPLLQVRSLRTAALGPDSMGVPAPRQHLQLYLTLGAAAFQPLVIYWLTFHLVR, from the exons ATGGCTTATCACTCGGGCTACGGAGCCCACG GCTCCAAGCACAGAGCCCGGGCAGCTCCGGATCCCCCTCCCCTCTTCGATGACACAAGCGGTGGTTACTCCAGCCAGCCGGGGGGATACCCCGCCCCAGGAGCCGACGTGGCCTTCAATGTCAACCACTTGATTGGGGACCCAATGGCCAACATGGCTATGACCTATGGCAGCTCCATCGCATCCCATGGGAAGGACATGGTGCACAAGGAG ctgCACCGTTTTGTGTCTGTGAACAAACTCAAGTATTTTTTCGCTGTGGACACAGCCTATGTGGCCAAGAAGCTAGGGCTACTGGTCTTCCCCTACACACACCAG aacTGGGAAGTGCAGTACAGTCGTGATGTGCCTTTGCCCCCGCGGCAAGACCTCAACGCCCCCGACCTCTATATCCCCA CAATGGCCTTCATCACCTACGTGCTGCTGGCTGGGATGGCACTGGGCATTCAGAAAAG GATGATTCTCAGTGTTCTCACGGGCCTGCTGTTCGGCAGCGATGGCTACTACGTGGCGCTGGCCTGGACTTCATCCGCGCTCATGTACTTCATC CTCTCTCCTTTACTCCAGGTGCGCTCTTTGCGAACAGCAGCCCTGGGCCCCGACAGCATGGGGGTCCCGGCCCCCCGGCAACATCTCCAGCTCTACCTGACTCTGGGAGCTGCAGCCTTTCAGCCCCTCGTGATATACTGGCTGACCTTCCACCTGGTCCGATGA
- the YIF1A gene encoding protein YIF1A isoform X1, which translates to MAYHSGYGAHGSKHRARAAPDPPPLFDDTSGGYSSQPGGYPAPGADVAFNVNHLIGDPMANMAMTYGSSIASHGKDMVHKELHRFVSVNKLKYFFAVDTAYVAKKLGLLVFPYTHQNWEVQYSRDVPLPPRQDLNAPDLYIPTMAFITYVLLAGMALGIQKRFSPEVLGLCASTALVWVVMEVLALLLGVYLATVRSDLSTFHLLAYSGYKYVGMILSVLTGLLFGSDGYYVALAWTSSALMYFILSPLLQVRSLRTAALGPDSMGVPAPRQHLQLYLTLGAAAFQPLVIYWLTFHLVR; encoded by the exons ATGGCTTATCACTCGGGCTACGGAGCCCACG GCTCCAAGCACAGAGCCCGGGCAGCTCCGGATCCCCCTCCCCTCTTCGATGACACAAGCGGTGGTTACTCCAGCCAGCCGGGGGGATACCCCGCCCCAGGAGCCGACGTGGCCTTCAATGTCAACCACTTGATTGGGGACCCAATGGCCAACATGGCTATGACCTATGGCAGCTCCATCGCATCCCATGGGAAGGACATGGTGCACAAGGAG ctgCACCGTTTTGTGTCTGTGAACAAACTCAAGTATTTTTTCGCTGTGGACACAGCCTATGTGGCCAAGAAGCTAGGGCTACTGGTCTTCCCCTACACACACCAG aacTGGGAAGTGCAGTACAGTCGTGATGTGCCTTTGCCCCCGCGGCAAGACCTCAACGCCCCCGACCTCTATATCCCCA CAATGGCCTTCATCACCTACGTGCTGCTGGCTGGGATGGCACTGGGCATTCAGAAAAG GTTCTCCCCAGAGGTGCTgggcctgtgtgcaagcacggcACTGGTGTGGGTTGTGATGGAGGTGCTAGCTCTGCTCCTGGGCGTCTACCTGGCCACCGTGCGCAGCGACCTGAGCACCTTCCACCTGCTGGCCTACAGCGGCTACAAATATGTGGG GATGATTCTCAGTGTTCTCACGGGCCTGCTGTTCGGCAGCGATGGCTACTACGTGGCGCTGGCCTGGACTTCATCCGCGCTCATGTACTTCATC CTCTCTCCTTTACTCCAGGTGCGCTCTTTGCGAACAGCAGCCCTGGGCCCCGACAGCATGGGGGTCCCGGCCCCCCGGCAACATCTCCAGCTCTACCTGACTCTGGGAGCTGCAGCCTTTCAGCCCCTCGTGATATACTGGCTGACCTTCCACCTGGTCCGATGA
- the YIF1A gene encoding protein YIF1A isoform X4 — MAYHSGYGAHGSKHRARAAPDPPPLFDDTSGGYSSQPGGYPAPGADVAFNVNHLIGDPMANMAMTYGSSIASHGKDMVHKELHRFVSVNKLKYFFAVDTAYVAKKLGLLVFPYTHQNWEVQYSRDVPLPPRQDLNAPDLYIPTMAFITYVLLAGMALGIQKRMILSVLTGLLFGSDGYYVALAWTSSALMYFIVRSLRTAALGPDSMGVPAPRQHLQLYLTLGAAAFQPLVIYWLTFHLVR; from the exons ATGGCTTATCACTCGGGCTACGGAGCCCACG GCTCCAAGCACAGAGCCCGGGCAGCTCCGGATCCCCCTCCCCTCTTCGATGACACAAGCGGTGGTTACTCCAGCCAGCCGGGGGGATACCCCGCCCCAGGAGCCGACGTGGCCTTCAATGTCAACCACTTGATTGGGGACCCAATGGCCAACATGGCTATGACCTATGGCAGCTCCATCGCATCCCATGGGAAGGACATGGTGCACAAGGAG ctgCACCGTTTTGTGTCTGTGAACAAACTCAAGTATTTTTTCGCTGTGGACACAGCCTATGTGGCCAAGAAGCTAGGGCTACTGGTCTTCCCCTACACACACCAG aacTGGGAAGTGCAGTACAGTCGTGATGTGCCTTTGCCCCCGCGGCAAGACCTCAACGCCCCCGACCTCTATATCCCCA CAATGGCCTTCATCACCTACGTGCTGCTGGCTGGGATGGCACTGGGCATTCAGAAAAG GATGATTCTCAGTGTTCTCACGGGCCTGCTGTTCGGCAGCGATGGCTACTACGTGGCGCTGGCCTGGACTTCATCCGCGCTCATGTACTTCATC GTGCGCTCTTTGCGAACAGCAGCCCTGGGCCCCGACAGCATGGGGGTCCCGGCCCCCCGGCAACATCTCCAGCTCTACCTGACTCTGGGAGCTGCAGCCTTTCAGCCCCTCGTGATATACTGGCTGACCTTCCACCTGGTCCGATGA
- the YIF1A gene encoding protein YIF1A isoform X2, which produces MAYHSGYGAHGSKHRARAAPDPPPLFDDTSGGYSSQPGGYPAPGADVAFNVNHLIGDPMANMAMTYGSSIASHGKDMVHKELHRFVSVNKLKYFFAVDTAYVAKKLGLLVFPYTHQNWEVQYSRDVPLPPRQDLNAPDLYIPTMAFITYVLLAGMALGIQKRFSPEVLGLCASTALVWVVMEVLALLLGVYLATVRSDLSTFHLLAYSGYKYVGMILSVLTGLLFGSDGYYVALAWTSSALMYFIVRSLRTAALGPDSMGVPAPRQHLQLYLTLGAAAFQPLVIYWLTFHLVR; this is translated from the exons ATGGCTTATCACTCGGGCTACGGAGCCCACG GCTCCAAGCACAGAGCCCGGGCAGCTCCGGATCCCCCTCCCCTCTTCGATGACACAAGCGGTGGTTACTCCAGCCAGCCGGGGGGATACCCCGCCCCAGGAGCCGACGTGGCCTTCAATGTCAACCACTTGATTGGGGACCCAATGGCCAACATGGCTATGACCTATGGCAGCTCCATCGCATCCCATGGGAAGGACATGGTGCACAAGGAG ctgCACCGTTTTGTGTCTGTGAACAAACTCAAGTATTTTTTCGCTGTGGACACAGCCTATGTGGCCAAGAAGCTAGGGCTACTGGTCTTCCCCTACACACACCAG aacTGGGAAGTGCAGTACAGTCGTGATGTGCCTTTGCCCCCGCGGCAAGACCTCAACGCCCCCGACCTCTATATCCCCA CAATGGCCTTCATCACCTACGTGCTGCTGGCTGGGATGGCACTGGGCATTCAGAAAAG GTTCTCCCCAGAGGTGCTgggcctgtgtgcaagcacggcACTGGTGTGGGTTGTGATGGAGGTGCTAGCTCTGCTCCTGGGCGTCTACCTGGCCACCGTGCGCAGCGACCTGAGCACCTTCCACCTGCTGGCCTACAGCGGCTACAAATATGTGGG GATGATTCTCAGTGTTCTCACGGGCCTGCTGTTCGGCAGCGATGGCTACTACGTGGCGCTGGCCTGGACTTCATCCGCGCTCATGTACTTCATC GTGCGCTCTTTGCGAACAGCAGCCCTGGGCCCCGACAGCATGGGGGTCCCGGCCCCCCGGCAACATCTCCAGCTCTACCTGACTCTGGGAGCTGCAGCCTTTCAGCCCCTCGTGATATACTGGCTGACCTTCCACCTGGTCCGATGA